The Roseovarius indicus genome has a segment encoding these proteins:
- a CDS encoding NAD(P)H-binding protein produces MEELAERSGQRVLLLGATGTIGRAVLSALQEAGHEVVCFVRPGSKAVGPLVRVGDLHEPGAFAREGLCGERFDAVVSCMASRTGAPEDAWAVDYAAHMEVLAAAQAAGIGRFVLLSAICVQKPKLEFQRAKLAFEEALAGSGMGYSIVRPTAYFKSLSGQVERVRAGKPFLLFGDGRLTACKPISDGDLGRYIAGCLMEPDRFDRVLPIGGPGPAMTPVEMGEKLFELTGKTSRFKHVPVGMMDAIVGGLSLAGRVSARMRAKAELARIGRYYATESMLVWDAAAGRYSAEQTPEYGEETLFDFYERLVRAEVSVDRGDHAVF; encoded by the coding sequence ATGGAGGAACTTGCGGAGAGATCGGGGCAGCGGGTGCTGCTGCTGGGCGCGACCGGGACGATCGGGCGGGCCGTGCTGTCTGCGTTGCAGGAGGCGGGGCACGAGGTGGTGTGCTTCGTGCGGCCGGGGTCGAAGGCGGTGGGGCCTTTGGTGCGCGTGGGGGATTTGCATGAGCCCGGGGCGTTTGCGCGGGAGGGCCTTTGCGGCGAGCGGTTCGATGCGGTGGTGTCGTGCATGGCGTCGCGGACCGGGGCGCCGGAGGATGCCTGGGCGGTGGATTACGCGGCGCATATGGAAGTGTTGGCGGCAGCGCAGGCGGCGGGGATCGGGCGGTTCGTGCTGCTGTCGGCGATCTGCGTGCAGAAGCCGAAGCTGGAGTTTCAGCGTGCGAAGCTGGCGTTCGAGGAGGCTTTGGCGGGGAGCGGGATGGGCTATTCGATCGTGCGGCCGACGGCGTATTTCAAGTCGCTCTCAGGGCAGGTGGAGAGGGTCAGGGCGGGGAAGCCCTTTCTGTTGTTCGGGGATGGGCGGCTGACGGCGTGCAAGCCGATCAGTGACGGGGATCTGGGGCGTTATATCGCCGGGTGTCTTATGGAGCCTGACAGATTTGACCGGGTGCTGCCGATTGGCGGACCGGGGCCGGCGATGACGCCGGTGGAGATGGGGGAGAAGCTGTTCGAGCTTACGGGCAAGACGTCGCGGTTCAAGCATGTGCCGGTGGGGATGATGGATGCGATTGTGGGCGGGTTGTCTCTGGCCGGCCGCGTGTCGGCCCGGATGCGGGCCAAGGCGGAGCTGGCGCGGATCGGGCGGTATTATGCGACGGAGTCGATGCTGGTGTGGGATGCGGCCGCCGGGCGGTATTCGGCCGAGCAGACGCCGGAATACGGGGAGGAGACGTTGTTTGATTTCTACGAGCGGCTGGTGCGGGCCGAGGTGAGCGTTGACCGGGGGGATCACGCGGTTTTTTGA
- a CDS encoding urease accessory protein UreD produces MLDTLRQSGAYKALFPRPEHSLQAILVNTSGGVTGGDRFHVTAHIGADTHTTLTTQAAERAYRASPGETGHMRTRLTVWENATLHWLPQELILYNGCALDRRLEIDLAPTARLLMAEPILFGRTAMGETLTDATFRDRISITRQGQPLYLDGVSLTGDLAARLARASSGNGAAAMVSLLYVAPDAEAHLDPLRALLPATGGASLLAPDMLTLRLVAPDGHALRTHLLPALDRLSRGALPTSWRL; encoded by the coding sequence GTGCTCGACACCCTCCGCCAGTCCGGCGCCTACAAGGCGCTCTTCCCCCGGCCAGAACACAGCCTGCAAGCCATCCTCGTCAACACCTCCGGCGGCGTCACCGGGGGCGACCGCTTCCACGTTACCGCCCATATTGGCGCCGACACCCATACCACCCTCACGACCCAGGCCGCCGAACGCGCCTACCGCGCGAGCCCTGGCGAAACCGGCCACATGCGCACCCGGCTGACCGTGTGGGAAAACGCCACCCTCCACTGGCTCCCGCAGGAACTCATCCTCTACAATGGCTGCGCCCTCGACCGCCGGCTGGAAATCGACCTCGCCCCTACCGCCCGCCTGCTGATGGCCGAACCAATCCTCTTCGGCCGCACCGCGATGGGCGAAACCCTCACAGATGCCACCTTCCGCGACCGCATAAGCATCACGCGGCAAGGCCAGCCCCTTTACCTCGACGGTGTCTCCCTCACCGGCGATCTCGCCGCCCGCCTTGCCCGCGCCTCCTCGGGCAACGGCGCGGCGGCGATGGTATCCCTCCTCTACGTCGCCCCCGACGCCGAGGCCCATCTCGACCCGCTCCGCGCACTCCTGCCCGCAACCGGCGGTGCCTCCCTACTCGCGCCCGACATGCTCACCCTGCGCCTCGTGGCCCCCGATGGCCACGCGCTCCGCACCCACCTCCTGCCCGCGCTCGACCGGCTCAGCCGCGGCGCCCTCCCCACATCCTGGAGACTGTGA
- a CDS encoding urease subunit gamma → MNLTPREKDKLLVAMAAEIARKRLARGVKLNHPEAIALITDTVVEGARDGRSVADMMEAGAQVITRDQCMEGIPEMIHEVQVEATFPDGTKLVTVHNPIR, encoded by the coding sequence ATGAACCTGACCCCCCGGGAAAAAGACAAGCTGCTGGTCGCCATGGCCGCCGAGATCGCCCGAAAACGGCTGGCGCGCGGCGTCAAGCTCAACCACCCCGAGGCCATAGCGCTGATCACCGACACCGTCGTCGAAGGCGCCCGCGACGGCCGTTCCGTCGCCGACATGATGGAAGCGGGAGCCCAGGTCATCACCCGCGATCAATGCATGGAAGGCATCCCCGAGATGATCCACGAGGTCCAGGTCGAGGCCACCTTCCCCGACGGCACCAAGCTCGTCACCGTCCACAACCCGATCCGCTGA
- a CDS encoding urease subunit beta, with the protein MTPGELFPAKGTLTLNADARPIILMVANTGDRPVQVGSHYHFAEANSALDFDRDAARGMRLDIAAGTAVRFEPGQRREVSLIPVSGARRIFGFNQHVMGDL; encoded by the coding sequence ATGACCCCCGGAGAGCTCTTTCCCGCCAAAGGCACCCTGACCCTCAACGCCGACGCGAGGCCCATCATCCTCATGGTCGCCAATACCGGCGACCGCCCCGTGCAGGTCGGCAGCCACTACCACTTCGCCGAGGCCAACTCCGCCCTCGATTTCGACCGCGACGCCGCCCGCGGCATGCGCCTCGACATCGCCGCCGGCACCGCCGTCCGCTTCGAACCCGGCCAGCGCCGCGAGGTCAGCCTGATCCCGGTCTCCGGCGCCCGCCGCATCTTCGGCTTCAACCAGCACGTCATGGGGGACCTGTGA